Below is a window of Impatiens glandulifera chromosome 2, dImpGla2.1, whole genome shotgun sequence DNA.
ATTAATgtgtttcatattttatttggcTGAAAACTGtttcttatttgattttaatttccTTTTCCATCATCCACTAACAATTAAAATACCTAACAAAAATGAGTCGTAgcttatatatatgataatatttttgaaatttaattaccAACTTgtgttatataattattttatgacaAAGACTGTAAGAAGAAAAtctctcaaataaattaaaccgtGTTATCGAAGGTGGGTAATATAAATTAGACGCCCTAATATTTGTCTAATTGTGATATTTAATTGATAGACATTTTGAAGAACACGGTTTTATCAGGTGGGTGTAGTCATTATTGATATTAcaactcttttttattttattttgaagtaTCTCTCGCACAATGATTAATTGATCATTATACATGTGGACACGTTCAAACAATTAAAACCACTAGCTATCTCTACGTGAACTTATTATCCCTGGCactacttttaatttattatgtaacgttatttaattacttatttgaTCAGTTTTTTCTTAGAGACCTTAATTTAAGGGGATTTAATTTGTGCACTTAagttttaaatatgtatattgaattttttttaaaacggttagaaccattttattaaaattctaaaagtgAGAAGGTTAAAAATCAAAGTTACACAAACCCTAATTATGGTTAAGGATAACAATCAATCCaccctaaaaaaatatattgagaatACAAACAAGGCATATTTTTACTCCTTTTCTATTCtataaaaggtaaaaaaaaacattccaTTATTTACAGTACGGAAAACAACGGTACACATGCACCTAATAATTGGAGGAATAAAGAAAGATTATACTTTGTTaacatttattcattattcTGACAATTATTTGTAACTGATCTTATTTGACCAGTTATAATGTTGATAGcacaaatcatattattttagGGAATAACATCTAAGGAAAGATGATTGACTTTGGACTTGGGGAGTCTAATTTCACATATATTGTACGTGGTATGATGTGgacaaattcatttttttattttctttatatttcttACAAAAATGAATTTGAACGATAAACAATatagaattgttatttttataaaatattcattctcatttaatttaataaaatgttatatataattaaattataaaaatacaaaataataaaaattaatatttagatataaccaaattattaaaataataattttaatgaagaaATCCAACCATCCAACGACTATTTTGAGTTTCATAATAATGAACGACAATACGGAATGCCAAATAAATGATGTCAAGATTTtctcaatcaaatattttgagtGAATGTAAAAATTGTCATCAACCAAATTGGTAATCAACTGCATATATgacaaaactaataaaaaactTATACAAAATCATTgaaatatacatttaattaagaGGTATCCATATAAAAGAGCAATTGCAATTTCTTTTTactaaacgtgtgaaaaatctatatatttgattactctatattaatttttgtgtTGCTGAGGAGATAATTACATACTTATGATCACCAATACAATTTGAGGTATAAGGTACCAAGGGTGAGTGAATAAATTAGATGTGCCAGATATATGCACTTAATTAGTTAGTTAGggttatcttaaaattttaccattttttcggaaaaaaatgaaaagtcaGTTGTCCGGTTCCTCAATAGAGACAGTAATGTATAACCGCCGTTAATGTTTTCTTTTCTAAacaatgaaatgattttaaaaactaattagaaaACGAGTCGTGATAATAATCCCATAAGAGAGTCAGATATGCCAATTATACTTAATATCATGAAATGACAATAAAGAAAAACGAAAACTCAAGTCAACACATAATAGGATcgaactatatatatatgtatgtttaaatatatatatatatatgtttaaatctCTAAACAGTAAAAATGATATCCTTTATATTATGAAGACCAACAACCATTAAGGGGAAGTGAGTTAATATTATCATTGATGATTATCAATTCATTTGCTGCTTCAAATGTAGGGATTGGTGCTGGTGAAAATCAATCGATTATATCAAACATGTCATAAAACTAGCTAGTGAAATAAcaatatgaattaatgataCTTTGTCTTACACAGAACATAATTATCTTGATTGAGTTTTTTCTGATATGTTGACAATATCAATGGGAATGACTAAATTGTAATGTTTGCGACAAAAttgatcaataaaataaaaaaatttattagtaAAGGCGAGGTTTTGAAAGGTAAAAATTGCgcttgtaaattaaataatgtattataacaCTTGCActcttataaattaattgtggattaaaatgaaatattatttgtgGTTAGGCATATTTAATGGGATGCCTTGCTTGAGTAATTCAAGTTTGCCACCATTAGGATTTTTTCATATGATTAGAATGAATGGAAACATaaattttctttctctaaatatataacaacaaagtaaataaataaatatatatatatattctatgaTCAGCATGCAATTAAGAgggagagaaataaataaataaataaataaaacagcTAGATAGGTGAGGCATAAATGTCAACCCAATAAAGATATGTTGGCAACTACTTATTTCCCCCATTTGATTTTtctgattattttatttgtttagtttttttataattggaTTATTGTCACATATTTTTCTATCTCCTAAGACCATTGCTAACAATAATAACACTCCTTGGTTGCCACCTCGCACGTCAATTTTCAATCTTTCTACCCTACCtcatttgactaattattaattattatcatctaattaattaattatatatttcaaattatcaaTTACAGCCCAACCTCAATTTTTTACAAAGCTTATCTATTGTGTTTAATCCATCGTACAATTCATTGACAAGATCTTCAttcaaactttattttgatCAGTATGATTTAAAGATCAGGAAACAGTCTTAACATATGTATGTAGCTAGGTGGCCATTAGTTTAGAATATGCTATAATTATCTACTTGGGTTTATCAATTATAATGgtaacatttaaaaatttgttagaCTTTAATTATGTTTAGATGCCAAAAATGTTAAGATGGAGCTTTCTCCCATTTTAATCTTCCTTTTTTAACACTTTCATTTTAGGACCACAATCTTtgttataagtttttattttatttttttattattatttttttaagttattagCTCAAACTTTAATTTAAGACGCTACGAGTGAAAATCGAACTTGTGACACATCTGATCTCTTTTACTTAAACTAACTTAATAATTGGGGTAATCATCcatctttaacttttttttaacattcTGGCAGGATTCtctaaattatcttttttactttcctatttttttttttttaccttttatgTTTCtaatatttgacaaaataactagcttctttaatattttttttacattttaggtTAAGAAACTTCCTTTTTTAACACTTTCATTTTAGGTCCACAATCTTTGTTATAAgttcttattcttttaatattttatttttattttttaaagttagcACAATCCTTTAACTTAAGACACTATAAGTGAGAAATGAGAATCGAACTTGTGAcacattttatctcttttaCTTAAACTAATTAACTTAATAATTGGGGGTAACAATCCGTctcttattttttcaactttttgaCATGATTCtctaaattatcttttttaCTTTCCTATATTTTTGTGacattttatatttctaatatttgaCAAAATAGTTAGCttctttaatttaaacaaataaatatatatatatttgttaaaatataagagaaaaaaaaagattgtattaaaatgatatattgaattacataagttatgtctattatatattatagacattaaattgacttatattaatatttgataaaatatgtaaaattttgcaatttaattattatgaggTATTGCTAGGTCTTAATTTCCAATTGAATCCTAAATTTGATTTGCtttgatttatgattttttattgtatttttatatatttattttcaccgACCTTTAAAGTGATGAGAAATGAACTCTCAATTCCTCCTCCACAAAACTtgctataatatatatatatatatatatatatatatatatatatatatatatatatatatatatatatatatatatatatatatatatatatatatatatatatatatatatatgtggagCATATTAATTAGCTCATTACATGCATCACCCATccaattgtttaaattttttacagATAAAGATATGGACTATCTTAACTactatataacattatttaattaattttaaatatatttgtccTTTCACATAAATGAAGGAGAATTATATTTGGAACCTAACCATTTTTAGTGAATTTGCATTCCCACCTAATCTCTTTGAACTGCCTAATTAATCTTCTTCTAAttaaaatgtcatatttaatccAAAAAAGGTCTTAAATAATGTTGACTAGCTCTCTCAATTTATCAAGAAAAAGAGGGactcaaacaaattaattagtttttgattTTCCTGCTTCTTAATGTTTTGAACCCTACCTACGATCGAGGCGCCCTAAAGTTTGGGCTAGCTAGTCTATTAATAAAAACTTGTATATCATattgaaaacatataatatctaaattaatatactctaattattaaatgttttaacaTCACCATTAAATTCACCGGTTGAAATCCtgtataaagtattttttttatttttttttatttaagggtCCGGCGACGCCCTCGTTAATTATCTTTGTTGTTAGATTGTAATTCTTGTTCTAATtgccaaattaaaataaataagatttaacaaattaaaataaataagatttaactAATATACTTGAgaaaaattatcgatattaaaggtatatcaaaaataccgtaccgtaatatatcgaaaatatcgactttTAAGATATACCGAAAAAAGGTAAGGcatgataccgataccgtaattattggtacggtaaaggtatgagatttttaaaattttggtatatcgagatataccgaaataccgaaataatatttataagttaatatatatataaatatatatatataatacttataaggaaataattaaatagatttgaaattaatttgattatagaaatataatttttgaataatatcataatataattatactgaaatattattacatatatGCAATTTCTAGCTTACCGAtaggattgattttttttttaaattaatatattttttaggtatcaaaggtataatattGATACCGTATCGaaaataaggtataccgaaattaaagTAAGTAaaagtatgaattttttgtataccgaaattaaggtatatcgaaacaaggtataccgaaatcaatgtaaggtaaaggtatgcattttttgcataccgaaattttaggtaaggtataagatatggataaaatattaaggtatatcgTACCGACCCATCCCTAATTCTGAGAAccgaaaaattaaaaacttaatgTAAGTATAAAGTATGGGATTTGTAACCTAATAATTCTTAAATGACctgtcattttttattattctctcATAATTATATCATCAAAGTATTtctattcaaataatccaaatatTCATAGGCAAAAGATCAGCTCTTTTGGTtgatattaatttgaattaattcaatttttttttaggaaatatGGGGAACTAAATTATTCGCTAGCTTAATCTAAGAGATTTTTTGAGTTAGAGATATAAAACTTCTAACCGGAAAGATGACTTAGATGAGCGAAGTTATTGCAATAACATTACATTGTTTAAGATTTTATTGAagttctatatatattttgcatttTGATATCTCCTCATTGATTCTTAATtatctttctttattattaagGAAAGCCATCTTCTATCATTAATTTGCATAACCATgcttgatatttttgttttgagaacAAACTAGCTAGTATATCTAGCACAATAAGTCAATAACCACTATTTTATACTTTCAATTTGAGAACCAAAGTATCTTTCACTTAATTGATTATAGAACTTGGGTTTTATCAAATTGAATTCTTAAATAATCTCATTCATtcttttagtatattttttataatgttcagtcaaaaaggttttttttatacttaaaattctaatatcaattcaaataaaaaagtattataaatttaaatgaataataaaatatttattacttataaaataaatcaataaattttaacatgTGGCACCCGTGGCCTAATGGATAAGGCGTCTGACTTCTAATCAGGCGATTGTGGGTTCGAGTCCCACCGggtgtgtttattttttattgtttggaCCAGAATGTTAGGTTGTTTCAGCCCAATGGCTTCTCTCTGGCCCGGACCTGGTACTAGCATTCTCTAACAATTGAACAACCTCTAATTCTTTGTTATGTGAcgtcataatttaaaattttaaacttgtAACTTAAATGACTggtaaaataaacttttttgtatgtgaaatattaatatcaagagatatttctttatatatattattgtatgtGGAATTGGGATAGTCCTCAATGCCTTGTTAAAAGGTTCTCGATCCATtccatataaattaattattattgttattgggCTACTCTAAttcttaaatcaaataatatttactttttgaGTAATAAATTTTAGACAAAAGATCCAGTTTATTTTACTACTTCAATAAATCCACACATTTACCACATTAACTTGAAAGTTTCACAATTCACTgttactactactactactagtTTATAGCATAGTCGGTTTCCTATCTAGAAAGAACAAGTACGGTTGTGGAATGGTGACCAAGAAAGTGACAAAACCAAAAACATCTAGCCCTTCCCTCCACTTGGGTATTCCATTATCTTCTATATACCAATGTGCTTAGCCTTTGTGTGAGACTGTAGGGCATTTTCTGAGTTGAATGTCCTGATGCAAAACAACAAGTTATGATGAGACCAGCAgcaaaaaagaaatgaaaacatGCCCCTTTAAAACAAGGGATACCTAGAGCAGGATTTGCAGGTAACTTTGCCCTCGGATTTTGGGGTCTGAGCCATTGCACTGTTATTAGCAGTTGTGGGTTTTCCAGCTTGCTTGGACGGGTAAGGAGTTGCTACATGAACCCCCTTCTTCCCATCTGCATTTGGTAAAGTACAAATTAGTAATTATGGTTACCAGCTCCATTCTGATCTTTGCTCAGCCTTACATTGGGCGTatttggatctagatccggatccAGATGAGAAACCgcaaatatatttatgaatccTACTTAAACTTTTAGTTTTCAAATGTCATCCAATCTGGATTTACACAGGGACCAAAAAAATGCTTCCAAATGAACAATTTGGGTTGTTTATGcatctagaaaaaaaaaatatctacatTACATTTGTAATGTTTGCCAGGAATAACAATCATATAGAAAACAATTTGGATCATAATCCATAAACAAATATCTAAATCAAATGAAACCAAAAATCATACTATAGTCTAGATCATGATCCTCGTAATAATATGGATCATGACGcggaaaaattcaaaataaacacttttaattttaacatcTATACACAAGGAAAATGACCAAGTGCCATACCTGTCTTTTGAGGGGTGTCTCCTTTAGCTTTCTTAGCCTGGACAGGTGTTTTCATTGCAGATTCATTCGCTCTCTTTTTATCATTAACAGGCTTCagataaaaatactaatatgaTAAGGAAACTTGAGCAGAGCCTAAAACACTCAAAATCACTAGAACATCAATTTTCAGACCTTATTTGGTGTTTCCTCTTCATCATCTGAGTCATCCTCATTGTTCGagtcatcttcatcttcagaatcATCATCATTTCCATCCAAAGCACCAGGCATGTCCTACCCAAACAGATAAATAAAACATGAGCAGAAAttcagataaataatataagttccGCATCCACATTAAATATCATACCAACACAAAGAAACAACATTAAACAATCAATATAAGTATAACATGCAAGCATTCAGAttttgggccttgtttgatgataaGAACAGGTAAGAGGGTATGAAAACGAACAACCTTAATACTATTTAATTAACAATGTTTAAACtttgggccttgtttgatgatatgatttaatccaaataaccctttatcccatcatcaatcaagcaattaaaatcatcaattaaaatctcaaattacctttactttatattttataacaattgaaatattaaatacaaaggatattttagtTACTTATCTCAAGTAATCCACATTTTCATCTAACAGGggtttcaaaaaataaatcctacatcaaacaagctcttggtCTCCAATGTGAAAATGAAGTATCTAACATTCACGGCTCACCAATGAACACAACACAATATAATAACTACCTCATCAGAACCATcaacttcatcatcatcatcagaatcatcaacttcatcatcatcatcatcagaaCTTTCCACAGACTTCTTCTTGGGTTCAATAAACGTCACCTTTGGCTTGGCAGAGGATTCCGGCTTGGTGGCTTTACCCTTGTCTGCAGTTGGTTTAACTTCTACAGAACCAGAAACTTGTCAGCAAATTAAGACTTAATGCAcctttaacataataataagaATAGTCAGCTAGTATGCAAATGTGAGACCATTCTGAGTGACAGGAACTGGGGCAAGTTCTTCCTCATCAGAGTCATCATCTAGTAAAatgataaacaaacaaaataacccAATAAGCATCTCAGAAAACccaaaagaaaatagaaaaagaaacaaCTAAAGAAGTAAGACTTACCAGAGTCTGAGTCTTCAGTAGAGAGGCAAAAATAGTAGTCAAAGAAACCAATCAACAAAAAACATACTTGTCTTTCCATTTCAATCCatcaagaaaatttgaaatcGGCAGACCATAACAGTGAGAAAGTGATACAACATCATCGGTCTAAAGAAGATATCAAACAAATGCAATGTAGACAAATAAGAAGGAAGATAAAATTATCAATGAAAGAATTAAAAAGGATATGCAGATGGACTCTCTCCAGTATATCCACAGAAATAAACATCCCcatgtttccagtcatgtgacAATTCAAACTCTTTGTGCAATACCAGATCAAAGTTCACTTGaggtattttctcttttatgaGTGTACCCAGTACAAGCTTCTGGCCATCAATTTTCACATGAAGGAGAACAGACTCATTTTCCTTTC
It encodes the following:
- the LOC124926191 gene encoding histone deacetylase HDT1-like yields the protein MEFWGVEVKAGKPFQVTLQKGKVIHISQAALGETKGKENESVLLHVKIDGQKLVLGTLIKEKIPQVNFDLVLHKEFELSHDWKHGDVYFCGYTGESPSAEDSDSDDDSDEEELAPVPVTQNEVKPTADKGKATKPESSAKPKVTFIEPKKKSVESSDDDDDEVDDSDDDDEVDGSDEDMPGALDGNDDDSEDEDDSNNEDDSDDEEETPNKPVNDKKRANESAMKTPVQAKKAKGDTPQKTDGKKGVHVATPYPSKQAGKPTTANNSAMAQTPKSEGKVTCKSCSRTFNSENALQSHTKAKHIGI